One window of Phoenix dactylifera cultivar Barhee BC4 unplaced genomic scaffold, palm_55x_up_171113_PBpolish2nd_filt_p 000402F, whole genome shotgun sequence genomic DNA carries:
- the LOC120105935 gene encoding acyl transferase 5-like: protein MMFSVTKLAPALVGPSEQTPAGNLPLSSIDLTPALRDVMVDSIHVFQHGVEPARVIREALSRALVPYYPVAGRLLKCDDGDMVVACTGEGAWFVEATANFSLKDVNNLQRPLMIPKEEFFPVLPPDVSREGVIFMLQVTQFTCGGFSVGIISSHAMFDGLGAAQFVNAIADMARGLPRPTVEPIWCREDIPKFNPAKPPQGPPPTLTDFDFEYSIADISLDSINQFKDRFMNETGQRCSTFDIVAAMAWRARTRAINLEPHVEVRFGFAADTRHLFDQMIPHRKGYYGNAVYPVTVSAASEKIVRSSLVEIVSLIREAKQMLPSKFSKWTMGENEEDPYKVPFDYGTFIIADWNKVGFYEVDYGWGVPMHLVPFNDGNFIGSFIMLKPPAPKQGVRLMMRCVVKEHLAVFDDEITNLV from the exons ATGATGTTCTCCGTGACCAAATTGGCTCCCGCGTTGGTCGGTCCCAGCGAGCAGACGCCGGCCGGCAATCTCCCCCTCTCTTCCATCGACCTGACACCGGCCCTGAGAGATGTCATGGTCGACTCCATCCATGTTTTCCAGCACGGCGTCGAGCCGGCCAGGGTCATAAGGGAAGCGCTGTCCAGGGCCCTGGTCCCCTACTACCCGGTCGCCGGCCGGCTCCTCAAGTGCGACGACGGCGACATGGTGGTTGCTTGCACCGGGGAAGGTGCATGGTTCGTCGAGGCCACGGCGAATTTTAGCCTCAAAGATGTCAACAACCTCCAACGGCCTCTCATGATCCCAAAGGAAGAGTTCTTTCCAGTCCTCCCCCCGGACGTAAGCCGAGAGGGTGTCATTTTCATGTTGCAG GTCACACAATTTACATGCGGTGGATTCTCCGTCGGCATCATATCCAGCCATGCGATGTTTGATGGCCTCGGGGCAGCCCAATTTGTGAACGCGATCGCGGACATGGCCCGAGGCCTCCCACGGCCCACGGTGGAGCCCATTTGGTGCCGAGAGGACATCCCCAAGTTCAACCCAGCCAAGCCCCCGCAAGGGCCGCCACCGACCCTGACGGACTTCGACTTCGAGTACTCCATAGCCGACATCTCCTTGGACAGCATCAACCAATTCAAGGACCGATTCATGAACGAGACTGGGCAGAGATGCTCCACCTTCGACATCGTCGCGGCGATGGCCTGGCGAGCTCGAACTCGAGCTATTAATCTCGAGCCCCACGTCGAAGTCcgcttcggcttcgcagccgaTACCCGCCACCTGTTCGATCAAATGATACCACATAGAAAAGGTTATTACGGGAATGCTGTGTACCCCGTGACCGTCTCGGCAGCTAGCGAGAAGATCGTTCGCTCATCGCTCGTCGAGATTGTGAGCCTCATTAGAGAAGCTAAACAGATGTTGCCGAGCAAGTTCTCGAAATGGACGATGGGTGAGAACGAGGAGGACCCGTACAAAGTGCCCTTCGACTATGGCACGTTTATCATAGCAGATTGGAACAAGGTGGGATTTTACGAGGTAGATTATGGATGGGGAGTGCCCATGCATCTCGTCCCTTTCAACGACGGGAATTTTATTGGGTCGTTCATCATGCTCAAGCCGCCCGCACCTAAGCAGGGCGTGAGGCTGATGATGAGGTGTGTTGTGAAAGAACACCTGGCTGTCTTCGATGATGAAATTACGAACTTGGTTTAG